A genomic stretch from Enterobacter dykesii includes:
- the nfo gene encoding deoxyribonuclease IV — MKYVGAHVSAAGGLANAAIRAAEIEATAFALFTKNQRQWRAAPLTADVIDDFKAACEKYHYGPGQILPHDSYLINLGHPVEEALEKSREAFLDEVQRCEQLGLTLLNFHPGSHLLQIDEDACLARIAESINITLDKTKGVTAVIENTAGQGSNLGFKFEHLAAIIDGVEDKSRVGVCIDTCHAFAAGYDLRTTEATKNTFDEFERIVGFQYLRGMHLNDAKSAFGSRVDRHHSLGEGNIGHDAFRFIMQDARFDGIPMVLETINPDIWAEEIAWLKAQQTAEQAA; from the coding sequence ATGAAATATGTTGGAGCGCACGTCAGCGCTGCAGGTGGCCTTGCGAATGCCGCCATTCGCGCCGCCGAAATCGAGGCGACCGCTTTCGCCCTGTTCACCAAAAACCAGCGCCAGTGGCGCGCCGCACCGCTCACCGCTGACGTGATTGATGATTTCAAAGCCGCCTGTGAGAAGTACCACTACGGGCCAGGCCAAATCCTTCCCCACGACAGTTACCTCATCAACCTCGGGCATCCTGTTGAAGAGGCGCTGGAAAAATCCCGCGAGGCGTTTCTTGATGAAGTACAGCGCTGCGAACAGCTGGGACTGACGCTGCTGAACTTCCATCCGGGCAGCCATCTGCTGCAAATCGATGAAGATGCCTGCCTGGCGCGCATTGCCGAGTCCATCAACATCACGCTGGACAAGACCAAAGGTGTCACCGCGGTAATAGAGAATACCGCCGGTCAGGGCAGTAACCTCGGCTTTAAGTTTGAACATCTGGCGGCGATTATCGACGGCGTGGAGGATAAATCCCGCGTCGGCGTGTGCATTGATACCTGCCACGCGTTTGCGGCCGGGTATGACCTGCGCACCACCGAGGCAACGAAAAACACGTTTGATGAGTTCGAGCGCATCGTGGGCTTTCAGTACCTGCGCGGCATGCACTTAAACGATGCGAAAAGCGCCTTTGGCAGCCGCGTTGACCGCCACCACAGCCTGGGCGAAGGCAATATTGGCCATGATGCGTTCCGCTTCATTATGCAGGACGCCCGCTTCGACGGTATCCCGATGGTGCTGGAAACCATCAATCCGGACATCTGGGCAGAAGAGATTGCCTGGCTGAAGGCACAGCAAACCGCTGAACAGGCGGCATAA
- the yieE gene encoding DNA-binding transcriptional regulator YeiE — protein MHITLRQLEVFAEVLKSGSTTQASQMLALSQSAVSAALTDLEGQLGVQLFDRVGKRLVVNEHGRLLYPRALALLEQAIEIEQLFREDNGAIRVYASSTIGNYILPEVIARYRRDFPTLPLEMSVGNSQDVINAVIDFRVDIGLIEGPCHNVDIIAEPWLEDELVVFASPASSLLQGEVTLERLAQAQWILREQGSGTREIVDYLLLSHLPHFQLGMELGNSEAIKHAVRHGLGISCLSRRVIAEQLETGSLVEIPVPLPKLVRTLWCIHHRQKHLSSSLQRFLRYCEM, from the coding sequence ATGCACATTACATTGCGTCAGCTGGAAGTGTTTGCCGAGGTGCTGAAAAGCGGCTCGACGACCCAGGCGTCACAAATGCTGGCGCTCTCACAGTCTGCGGTCAGCGCGGCGTTGACCGATCTTGAAGGACAGCTGGGCGTTCAGCTTTTTGACAGGGTAGGGAAGCGTCTGGTGGTCAACGAGCACGGTCGTCTTCTTTATCCACGCGCGCTGGCGCTGCTGGAGCAGGCTATCGAAATCGAACAGCTGTTCCGCGAAGACAACGGCGCAATCCGCGTCTACGCCAGCAGCACCATTGGGAACTACATCCTGCCGGAAGTGATTGCCCGCTACCGCCGTGATTTCCCGACCCTGCCGCTGGAGATGAGCGTGGGTAACAGTCAGGACGTTATCAACGCGGTGATCGATTTCCGCGTGGATATCGGCCTCATCGAAGGGCCCTGTCATAACGTCGATATCATTGCCGAGCCCTGGCTGGAAGATGAGCTGGTAGTGTTTGCGTCCCCGGCCTCGTCGTTATTGCAGGGCGAGGTGACGCTGGAGCGGCTGGCGCAGGCGCAGTGGATCCTGCGCGAGCAGGGCTCCGGCACGCGTGAAATTGTCGATTATCTGCTGCTTTCCCATCTGCCGCATTTCCAGTTAGGGATGGAGCTTGGGAACTCTGAGGCTATCAAGCACGCGGTGCGTCATGGCCTGGGGATCAGCTGTCTTTCCCGGCGCGTTATTGCCGAACAGCTTGAGACGGGGTCGCTGGTGGAAATTCCCGTTCCGCTCCCGAAACTGGTGCGCACGCTGTGGTGTATCCATCATCGTCAGAAACACCTTTCCAGCTCGCTGCAGCGTTTTCTGCGCTATTGCGAGATGTAA
- the fghA gene encoding S-formylglutathione hydrolase encodes MELLEEHRCFEGRQQRWRHDSTVLNCAMTFSIFLPPTENPPVLFWLSGLTCNDENFTTKAGAQRLAAELGIALVMPDTSPRGDDVADDAGYDLGKGAGFYLNATEQPWAGHYRMYDYIRDELPALIQSGFAVSDRCAISGHSMGGHGALIMALKNPGKYVSVSAFAPIVNPTQVPWGQKAFTNYLGEDEAKWQEWDSCALMLASSSANAIPMLVDQGDADQFLAGQLQPAVLAEAARQKDWPLTLRIQPGYDHSYYFIASFIEDHLRFHAEHLFG; translated from the coding sequence ATGGAACTGCTCGAAGAGCACCGTTGTTTTGAAGGTCGACAGCAGCGCTGGCGGCATGACTCCACCGTTCTGAACTGTGCGATGACGTTCAGCATTTTCCTGCCGCCGACGGAAAATCCACCGGTTCTGTTCTGGCTTTCAGGCCTGACCTGCAACGACGAAAACTTCACCACCAAAGCGGGCGCGCAGCGACTTGCCGCCGAGCTGGGTATTGCGCTGGTGATGCCTGATACCAGCCCGCGTGGCGATGATGTGGCCGACGATGCTGGATACGACCTCGGTAAAGGCGCCGGGTTTTATCTCAATGCGACCGAGCAGCCCTGGGCTGGCCACTACCGCATGTATGACTACATTCGCGACGAGCTACCCGCGCTGATTCAGTCCGGGTTTGCGGTAAGCGACCGCTGCGCCATCAGCGGACACTCCATGGGCGGACACGGGGCGCTGATCATGGCGCTAAAAAATCCGGGAAAATACGTCAGCGTGTCGGCATTTGCGCCAATTGTGAACCCAACGCAGGTGCCGTGGGGGCAGAAAGCCTTCACGAACTATCTGGGTGAAGATGAAGCGAAATGGCAGGAATGGGACAGCTGTGCGCTGATGCTGGCCAGCAGCTCGGCAAATGCGATCCCGATGCTTGTCGATCAGGGCGATGCGGATCAGTTCCTCGCCGGTCAGCTACAGCCTGCGGTGCTCGCCGAAGCGGCACGTCAGAAGGACTGGCCGCTGACGCTGCGCATCCAGCCGGGGTATGACCACAGCTATTACTTCATCGCGTCCTTTATTGAGGATCATCTCCGCTTCCATGCGGAGCATTTGTTTGGGTAA
- the cirA gene encoding catecholate siderophore receptor CirA translates to MFRLNPFVRGGLCASAMSLALPVIAAETGDTMVVTASATEQNLKDAPASISVITQEDLQRKPVQNLKDVLREVPGVQLTSEGDNRKGVSIRGLDSSYTLILIDGKRVNSRNAVFRHNDFDLNWVPVDAIERIEVVRGPMSSLYGSDALGGVVNIITKKIGQKWTGTLSADSTIQEHRDRGDTYNGQFYTSGPLVDGLLGLKAYGSLAKREKDGQQKSSTTASGETPRIEGFTSRDANVEFAWTPSENHDFTAGYGFDRQDRDSDSLDKNRLERQNYSLSHNGRWGVGNSELKVYGEKVDNKNPGNSNPITSESNAVDGKYVLPLGEINQLLTFGGEWRHDKLKDPVNLTGGSSSSTSTSQYALFLEDEWRLFEPLALTTGIRMDDHDTYGDHWSPRAYLVYNATDTVTVKGGWATAFKAPSLLQLSPDWVTGSCRGACEIVGNPDLKPETSESFEFGLYYSGEEGWLEGVQASVTTFQNNVDDRISISRTANAKQAQGYPNYVGLNADGEPIFRYYNVNKARIRGVETELKLPLADDWKLTLNYTYNDGRDISNGGNKPLSDLPFHTANGTVDWKATQDWSFYVQGNYTGEKRALTSSAATPGGYVIWNTGAAWQATKSVKLRAGVQNLLDKDLSRDDYSYTEDGRRYFVGVDYKF, encoded by the coding sequence ATGTTTAGGTTGAATCCCTTCGTCAGGGGAGGACTTTGTGCGTCCGCAATGTCCCTGGCCCTGCCTGTTATCGCAGCGGAAACCGGCGACACAATGGTCGTCACGGCCTCCGCGACCGAGCAAAACCTGAAAGACGCGCCGGCAAGCATCAGCGTGATTACCCAGGAAGATTTGCAGCGCAAACCCGTTCAGAATCTGAAAGATGTGTTACGGGAGGTGCCGGGCGTTCAGCTCACGAGCGAAGGGGACAACCGTAAAGGGGTAAGTATTCGTGGACTGGACAGCAGTTATACGCTGATCCTGATCGACGGCAAGCGCGTTAACTCGCGTAACGCGGTATTCCGCCATAATGATTTCGACCTCAACTGGGTGCCGGTTGACGCCATCGAACGCATCGAAGTGGTACGCGGACCGATGTCTTCTCTTTACGGATCCGATGCGCTGGGCGGCGTGGTGAACATTATCACCAAAAAAATCGGCCAGAAATGGACGGGCACCCTGAGCGCCGATTCGACGATTCAGGAGCACCGCGATCGTGGAGACACCTACAACGGTCAGTTCTATACCAGCGGTCCGCTGGTGGACGGCCTGCTGGGGCTGAAAGCCTACGGTAGCCTCGCGAAGCGTGAGAAAGACGGTCAGCAGAAATCCTCCACCACGGCGAGCGGTGAAACGCCGCGCATTGAGGGCTTCACCAGCCGCGATGCGAATGTGGAGTTCGCCTGGACACCGTCTGAAAACCACGACTTTACGGCGGGCTACGGTTTCGACCGTCAGGATCGTGACTCGGATTCCCTCGACAAAAACCGCCTTGAGCGTCAGAACTACTCACTCAGCCACAACGGCCGTTGGGGCGTCGGCAACAGCGAGCTGAAGGTTTACGGCGAAAAGGTGGATAACAAAAACCCGGGAAACAGCAATCCGATCACCTCCGAGAGCAACGCGGTGGACGGAAAATACGTGCTGCCGCTGGGTGAAATCAACCAGCTGCTGACCTTCGGCGGCGAATGGCGTCACGATAAGCTGAAAGATCCGGTCAACCTGACGGGCGGTTCCAGCAGCAGTACCTCGACAAGCCAGTATGCCCTGTTCCTTGAAGATGAGTGGCGTCTCTTTGAACCTCTGGCGCTGACCACCGGCATCCGTATGGACGACCATGATACCTACGGCGATCACTGGAGTCCGCGAGCCTATCTGGTCTACAACGCGACCGATACCGTAACGGTGAAAGGGGGCTGGGCTACCGCGTTTAAAGCGCCGTCGCTGCTGCAGCTTAGCCCGGACTGGGTTACCGGCTCGTGTCGCGGTGCCTGTGAGATTGTCGGTAACCCGGATCTGAAACCGGAAACCAGCGAGAGCTTCGAATTCGGTCTGTACTACAGCGGGGAAGAGGGCTGGTTAGAGGGCGTGCAGGCCAGCGTTACCACCTTCCAGAATAACGTGGATGACCGCATCAGCATCAGCCGTACGGCCAATGCGAAACAGGCCCAGGGTTACCCTAACTACGTTGGACTGAATGCGGACGGTGAACCGATTTTCCGCTACTACAACGTTAACAAGGCGCGTATCCGCGGGGTGGAGACCGAGCTGAAGCTCCCGCTGGCGGACGACTGGAAGCTGACCCTGAACTACACCTACAACGACGGTCGCGATATCAGCAACGGCGGCAACAAGCCGTTGTCCGATCTGCCGTTCCACACCGCAAACGGAACCGTTGACTGGAAGGCGACGCAGGACTGGTCGTTCTACGTTCAGGGCAACTACACCGGCGAGAAACGCGCGCTTACCAGCAGTGCAGCAACGCCGGGTGGCTATGTCATCTGGAATACCGGCGCCGCGTGGCAGGCGACGAAAAGCGTGAAGCTGCGCGCGGGCGTGCAGAACTTGCTGGACAAAGATCTGAGCCGCGACGATTACAGCTATACGGAAGACGGCCGTCGCTACTTTGTGGGCGTGGATTACAAGTTCTGA
- the yeiB gene encoding DUF418 domain-containing protein YeiB has product MERNVTLDFVRGVAILGILLLNISAFGLPKAAYLNPAWYGDITLSDAWTWAVLDLFAQVKFLTLFALLFGAGLQLLLKRGTRWIQSRLTLLVLLGFIHGLFFWDGDILLAYGLVGLICWRLIRDAHSVKSLFNTGVMLYVMGLGVLLLLGMISGETTNRSWIPDAANLQYEQYWKLKGGTEAISNRADMLGDNLLALGAQYGWQLAGMMLMGASLMRTGWLKGEFSLHHYRRTGVGLVLIGVLINLPAIITQWHIHWDYRWCAFLLQVPRELSAPFQTIGYAALIYGFWPTLSRLWIVSAIACVGRMALSNYLLQTLLCTTLFYRFGLFMKFDRLTLLAFVIPVWVVNLAFSVLWLRYFRQGPLEWVWRQLTARASGVSLKNTSR; this is encoded by the coding sequence ATGGAGCGAAACGTCACGCTCGATTTTGTTCGCGGCGTCGCCATTCTCGGTATCCTGCTGCTTAATATCAGCGCCTTCGGCTTGCCGAAGGCGGCTTATCTCAATCCTGCCTGGTATGGCGACATCACCCTCAGCGATGCCTGGACCTGGGCTGTCCTCGATCTCTTCGCGCAGGTTAAATTCCTCACGCTCTTTGCCCTGCTGTTTGGCGCAGGTCTGCAACTCCTTCTCAAACGCGGTACGCGCTGGATCCAGTCGCGCCTGACGCTGCTGGTTCTCCTCGGCTTTATCCACGGCCTGTTCTTCTGGGACGGCGATATTCTTCTCGCGTATGGGTTAGTCGGGCTCATCTGCTGGCGCCTGATTCGCGATGCGCACAGCGTAAAAAGCCTGTTTAACACCGGCGTGATGCTCTATGTCATGGGGCTTGGGGTCCTGCTGCTGCTGGGGATGATCTCCGGCGAGACGACGAACCGTTCCTGGATCCCGGATGCCGCTAACCTGCAGTACGAACAGTACTGGAAGCTGAAGGGCGGTACGGAAGCGATAAGCAACCGCGCGGATATGCTGGGGGATAACCTCCTTGCGCTGGGGGCGCAATACGGCTGGCAGCTGGCGGGTATGATGCTGATGGGCGCGTCACTGATGCGCACCGGCTGGCTGAAAGGGGAGTTCAGCCTGCATCACTATCGACGAACGGGTGTCGGGCTGGTGCTGATCGGCGTGCTGATTAACCTCCCGGCGATAATCACGCAGTGGCACATCCACTGGGATTACCGCTGGTGCGCGTTCCTGCTCCAGGTGCCGCGCGAACTGAGCGCGCCGTTCCAGACCATCGGCTACGCGGCGCTGATCTATGGCTTCTGGCCAACGCTTTCCCGCCTGTGGATCGTCAGCGCTATCGCCTGCGTGGGCCGCATGGCGTTGAGCAATTACCTCCTGCAAACGCTTCTCTGCACCACGCTTTTCTACCGTTTTGGCCTGTTTATGAAATTCGACCGCCTCACGCTGCTGGCGTTTGTTATTCCGGTCTGGGTAGTAAACCTGGCGTTTTCTGTGCTCTGGCTACGCTATTTCCGCCAGGGACCGCTGGAGTGGGTGTGGCGTCAGTTAACCGCACGTGCTTCAGGGGTATCATTGAAAAACACATCCAGATAA
- a CDS encoding YbfB/YjiJ family MFS transporter: protein MALRIALSGFVVLVVAMGIGRFAFTPQVPLMIAAGQLTLTSAGLVAAMNYLGYLVGAWDAMRAHRFVETRLWLGITGAVALTLLSAAADNAVAHGLLRFVIGCMSGWSMVLIAAWTNERLGQLGKPGLSAAVFAGPGAGIALSGLLAVYIHAKSLSAGAAWQIYGVLALVLIALVARYLPRSGQLHRPGTAPEPLVLTADLKRLVWSYSLAGFGYILPATFLSQMAAVRFPGSLFAQFVWPIFGLAAVVGIALSILLRHTSTANRRLAIVLWLQGAGVLAAWLLPGIGGLLTGGLLVGGGFLCAVQLSLLYGRELAPNHTRYMAGLLTTGYAIGQLIGPVTSALSTWLTHRLEPALGLAGVALCVGGALVWNRHAERQQQLQ from the coding sequence ATGGCGCTGCGTATTGCGCTCAGTGGGTTTGTCGTTCTGGTGGTGGCGATGGGGATAGGGCGCTTTGCCTTTACGCCCCAGGTGCCGCTGATGATTGCTGCCGGACAGCTTACGCTGACCAGCGCGGGTCTGGTGGCGGCGATGAATTATCTGGGCTATCTGGTGGGCGCATGGGATGCGATGCGCGCGCACCGCTTTGTTGAAACGCGCCTCTGGCTTGGCATCACCGGCGCGGTTGCTCTGACGCTGCTCTCCGCGGCGGCGGATAACGCCGTTGCGCACGGCCTGCTGCGCTTCGTGATTGGCTGCATGAGCGGCTGGTCGATGGTACTCATTGCCGCCTGGACCAACGAACGGCTGGGGCAGCTGGGTAAACCGGGCCTGAGCGCCGCCGTGTTTGCCGGACCGGGGGCGGGCATTGCCCTGAGCGGGCTTCTCGCCGTCTATATCCATGCGAAATCCCTTTCGGCCGGTGCGGCATGGCAAATCTACGGCGTGCTGGCGCTGGTGCTGATTGCGCTGGTGGCGCGCTACCTGCCGCGATCCGGGCAGCTCCATCGCCCCGGCACCGCGCCGGAGCCGCTGGTGCTGACGGCGGATTTAAAGCGCCTGGTCTGGAGCTACAGCCTGGCCGGGTTTGGCTATATCCTCCCGGCGACATTCCTGTCGCAAATGGCGGCGGTGCGTTTTCCCGGCAGCCTGTTTGCCCAGTTTGTCTGGCCGATTTTTGGTCTCGCCGCCGTGGTGGGGATTGCGCTCAGTATTCTTTTACGCCACACCTCAACGGCTAACCGCAGGCTGGCTATAGTCCTGTGGTTACAGGGGGCGGGCGTGCTGGCGGCCTGGCTGCTGCCGGGGATTGGCGGTTTGCTGACGGGCGGGCTGCTGGTGGGCGGCGGCTTTTTGTGTGCCGTGCAGCTCTCTCTTTTATACGGCCGCGAGCTGGCGCCAAACCACACGCGCTATATGGCAGGCCTGCTCACCACGGGGTATGCAATTGGTCAATTGATTGGCCCGGTCACCTCGGCGTTATCAACCTGGCTTACCCACCGGCTGGAGCCCGCGCTGGGGCTGGCGGGCGTTGCGCTGTGCGTCGGCGGAGCGCTGGTCTGGAATCGTCACGCTGAAAGGCAACAGCAATTGCAATAA
- a CDS encoding amino acid permease, which yields MVSEIKTTEAPTLRRELKARHLTMIAIGGSIGTGLFVASGATISAAGPGGALFSYILIGLMVYFLMTSLGELAAYMPVSGSFSTYGQKYVEEGFGFALGWNYWYNWAVTIAVDLVAAQLVMNWWFPDTPGWIWSALFLAVIFLLNYISVRGFGEAEYWFSLIKVATVIIFIVVGVAMIVGIFKGAEPAGWSNWAIGDAPFAGGLSAMIGVAMIVGFSFQGTELIGIAAGESENPEKNIPRAVRQVFWRILLFYVFAILIISLIIPYTDPSLLRNDVKDISVSPFTLVFQHAGLLSAAAVMNAVILTAVLSAGNSGMYASTRMLYTLACDGKAPRIFAKLSRGGVPRNALYATTVIAGLCFLTSMFGNQTVYLWLLNTSGMTGFIAWLGIAISHYRFRRGFVKQGHDINSLPYRSGFFPLGPIFAFILCLIITLGQNYEAFLADTIDWGAVTATYIGIPLFLVIWFGYKLTKGTHFVRYSEMEFPERFKQ from the coding sequence ATGGTTTCAGAAATTAAAACCACAGAAGCGCCCACGCTACGTCGTGAACTCAAGGCGCGTCACCTGACGATGATCGCCATTGGCGGCTCAATCGGTACAGGTCTTTTCGTTGCCTCTGGCGCAACGATTTCGGCAGCAGGCCCGGGTGGGGCACTTTTCTCTTATATCCTGATTGGCCTGATGGTGTACTTCCTGATGACCAGTCTCGGCGAACTGGCCGCGTACATGCCGGTATCCGGTTCGTTCTCGACCTACGGTCAAAAATACGTTGAAGAAGGCTTCGGCTTCGCGCTGGGCTGGAACTACTGGTACAACTGGGCGGTCACTATCGCCGTTGACCTTGTCGCCGCACAGCTGGTGATGAACTGGTGGTTCCCGGATACGCCGGGCTGGATCTGGAGCGCCCTGTTCCTCGCCGTCATCTTCCTGCTGAACTACATCTCCGTGCGCGGTTTCGGCGAAGCGGAATACTGGTTCTCTTTGATCAAAGTGGCAACCGTCATCATCTTTATCGTCGTCGGTGTGGCGATGATCGTTGGTATTTTCAAAGGCGCAGAACCTGCGGGCTGGAGTAACTGGGCGATAGGCGATGCGCCGTTTGCCGGTGGCCTTTCGGCGATGATTGGCGTGGCGATGATTGTCGGTTTCTCCTTCCAGGGGACCGAGCTGATTGGTATCGCCGCCGGTGAGTCAGAGAACCCGGAGAAAAATATTCCGCGTGCGGTCCGTCAGGTATTCTGGCGTATCCTGCTGTTCTATGTGTTCGCGATCCTGATTATCAGTCTGATCATCCCGTACACCGATCCAAGCCTGCTGCGTAATGACGTAAAAGACATTAGCGTCAGCCCGTTCACGCTGGTCTTCCAGCACGCTGGTCTGCTTTCAGCCGCGGCAGTGATGAACGCCGTTATCCTGACCGCAGTGCTTTCAGCCGGTAACTCCGGGATGTACGCGTCCACCCGTATGCTCTACACGCTGGCATGCGACGGTAAAGCACCGCGTATCTTCGCGAAGCTGTCCCGCGGCGGCGTACCGCGTAACGCGCTGTACGCCACAACGGTCATTGCCGGCCTGTGCTTCCTGACCTCCATGTTTGGCAACCAGACGGTGTACCTGTGGCTGCTTAACACCTCCGGGATGACGGGCTTTATTGCCTGGCTGGGCATTGCCATTAGCCACTACCGTTTCCGCCGCGGTTTCGTCAAACAGGGACACGATATTAACTCGCTGCCGTATCGCTCCGGCTTCTTCCCACTGGGTCCTATTTTCGCCTTCATTCTGTGCCTGATCATTACGCTGGGACAGAACTATGAAGCGTTCCTGGCGGACACCATTGACTGGGGCGCCGTGACGGCGACCTACATTGGTATTCCGCTGTTCCTCGTCATCTGGTTTGGCTACAAGCTGACGAAAGGAACACACTTCGTTCGCTACAGTGAAATGGAATTCCCGGAACGATTTAAACAATAA
- a CDS encoding YeiH family protein, whose translation MSEITLQHHRTVWHFVPGLALSAAVTAVALWGGSIPAIAGAGFSALTLAILLGMVVGNTVYPHIWKSCDGGVIFAKQHLLRLGIILYGFRLTFSQIADVGVSGIAIDVLTLTSTFLLACFIGQKVFGLDKQTSWLIGAGSSICGAAAVLATEPVVKAEASKVTVAVATVVIFGTLAIFLYPAMYPLVAHWFSPETYGIYIGSTMHEVAQVVAAGHAINPEAENAAVIAKMLRVMMLAPFLIFLAARVKQLAPAGGSEKSKITIPWFAILFIVVAIFNSFHLLPKAVVDMLVTLDTVLLAMAMAALGVTTHVSALKKAGAKPLLMALVLFIWLIVGGGAINLAVHSLMA comes from the coding sequence ATGTCAGAAATCACCTTACAACATCATCGTACAGTGTGGCACTTCGTGCCGGGTCTTGCGCTCAGCGCAGCAGTGACCGCCGTCGCGCTATGGGGCGGCAGCATCCCGGCTATCGCGGGCGCCGGTTTTAGCGCGTTGACGCTGGCCATTTTGCTGGGCATGGTCGTGGGGAATACCGTTTACCCGCATATCTGGAAATCCTGCGACGGGGGCGTCATTTTCGCCAAACAACATTTATTGCGTCTCGGCATTATCCTTTACGGCTTCCGTCTCACCTTTTCGCAGATTGCGGATGTGGGTGTCAGCGGAATCGCTATCGACGTCCTGACCCTGACCAGCACCTTTTTGCTGGCCTGCTTTATCGGCCAGAAAGTCTTTGGCCTGGATAAGCAAACCAGCTGGCTGATCGGTGCCGGGAGCAGTATCTGTGGGGCCGCGGCGGTACTGGCAACGGAACCCGTTGTTAAAGCCGAAGCCAGCAAGGTGACCGTGGCGGTGGCGACGGTGGTGATCTTCGGTACGCTGGCGATCTTCCTCTACCCGGCGATGTATCCGCTGGTTGCCCACTGGTTCAGCCCGGAAACCTACGGCATCTATATCGGTTCGACCATGCACGAAGTGGCCCAGGTGGTGGCGGCAGGACATGCCATTAACCCGGAAGCTGAAAACGCGGCGGTGATTGCCAAAATGCTGCGCGTGATGATGCTGGCACCGTTCCTGATTTTCCTCGCGGCGCGGGTTAAGCAGCTGGCACCGGCAGGCGGCAGCGAGAAAAGCAAAATCACCATTCCGTGGTTTGCGATCCTGTTCATCGTGGTCGCTATCTTTAACTCCTTCCACCTGCTGCCGAAAGCGGTGGTGGATATGCTGGTGACGCTGGATACCGTGCTGCTGGCGATGGCCATGGCGGCGCTGGGGGTGACCACACACGTCAGCGCGCTGAAAAAAGCCGGGGCGAAACCGCTGCTGATGGCGCTGGTGCTCTTTATCTGGCTGATTGTCGGCGGCGGTGCCATTAACCTCGCGGTGCACAGCCTGATGGCATAA
- the folE gene encoding GTP cyclohydrolase I FolE, with the protein MSSLSKEAALVHEALVARGLETPLRPPVQDLDNETRKRLIAGHMTEIMELLNLDLSDDSLMETPHRIAKMYVDEIFSGLDYANFPKITVIENKMKVDEMVTVRDITLTSTCEHHFVTIDGKATVAYIPKDTVIGLSKINRIVQFFAQRPQVQERLTQQILTALQTLLGTSNVAVSIDAVHYCVKARGVRDATSATTTTSLGGLFKSSQNTRQEFLRAVRHHN; encoded by the coding sequence ATGTCATCACTCAGTAAAGAAGCTGCCCTGGTCCACGAAGCCCTGGTTGCGCGCGGTCTTGAAACGCCACTGCGTCCGCCCGTACAGGATTTGGACAATGAAACCCGCAAGCGTCTGATTGCCGGTCATATGACCGAGATCATGGAGCTGCTGAATCTCGATCTGAGTGACGACAGTCTGATGGAGACGCCGCACCGCATCGCGAAAATGTACGTCGACGAAATTTTCTCCGGGCTGGATTACGCCAACTTCCCGAAAATTACCGTCATTGAAAACAAGATGAAAGTGGACGAGATGGTGACGGTACGCGATATCACGCTGACCAGCACCTGCGAACACCACTTCGTGACCATCGACGGTAAAGCGACCGTGGCGTATATTCCAAAAGATACGGTGATTGGCCTGTCGAAAATCAACCGCATCGTGCAGTTCTTTGCTCAGCGTCCGCAGGTGCAGGAGCGTCTGACGCAGCAGATCCTGACCGCGCTGCAAACGCTGCTGGGTACCAGTAACGTGGCCGTCTCTATCGACGCGGTTCACTACTGCGTGAAGGCGCGCGGCGTGCGTGATGCAACCAGTGCAACGACCACCACGTCGCTGGGCGGCCTGTTTAAATCGAGCCAGAATACCCGCCAGGAGTTCCTGCGCGCCGTACGTCACCACAACTAA